ATACTACAATGCCAGTTCCTAAAAATAAGGCCATTGTAGGAGATAATGTTTTTTCTCATGAATCTGGGATACATGTTTCAGCAGTTAGAGCAGAACCTTTGACTTATGAACCATACATGCCTGAATTTGTTGGCCAAAAAAGAAGGATCATTCTAGGTAAGCATTGCGGGATCAGCTGTATTGATTACAAACTTGAAGAGTTAGGATTGTCAATCCCACAAAATGAAAAAGAAAATTTGATACTTAAAATAAAGGAGATGGCTGAGAGAGGGGCAAAAGTAGGAGATAAAGAATTTAAGAATATGGCGCAGGAAATTCTTGCAAAAGGTTAGATGATGAAAAATTCATATTCCGGAGCAGAAATCATATCAAAAGCAATTAAGGATTCAGGAGTTGACACGCTTTTCTGGTATCCGGGAAGAGAAATACTTCCTCTTTATCATGAATTGAAAGATAATGGAATTTCTATTATTAGATCTTCACATGAGCAGTGTTCAGTCCATAGCGCAGATGGATTTTATAGGGCAAGTGGAAGAATATCTTCTGCATTGACATCAACAGGCCCAGGATCTGTCAATGCAATGATGGGGCTTGCTTGTGCATATAAAGATGGATCTTCTTTAGTTTTAATTACCGGACAGGTTCCTAACGATAAAATTGGCACTGATGCCTTTGAGGAAGTTGATTTACTTTCAATGACCTCTTCCATCACAAAGAAGAATATTAGATTAAAAGAAGACATCTACCAACAGATTAGGGATTCATTCTCTCAAGCAGTTTCTGGAAGGCCAAGACCTGTTCACATCGAAGTTCCAACTAACTTATTTGAATTGGAATACAATTCAGATTTTAATTATTTAGAAAAAAAAACAAAAACTAAACTTGATATCGATAAGATTAAAAATGCCATCAAATTGATTAACGAGTCAAAAAAGCCTTTGATTCTTTCCGGATACGGAGCTATTGGCTCTAACTCAGACGCCAATATCCGTTCTCTTTCAAATAAAATTGGAGCGCCAATAGTAACAACATTACCCGGCAGGGGGATCATTGACGAAGACGATACATATGCTTTTGGCACACTTGGAGTTAGAGGTACAAACAATGCCAAAATAGCATTTGAAAACTCAGATCTAGTAATATCCTTTGGAGTCAAATTTTCTGATAGAACTTCTTACAACCTATTTAATAATTCAAAGAAAATAATTGACGTCAATATAGAAAAAAACAGAAAAAGTACCTCATTTGAGCTTTCCCTAGTGGGGGATATAAATGAGATACTCAGCAATATCGTTATTGGAGTTTCAAGAAAAAATGGGCTTTGGATCAATAAAGATACTCCGAAAAAATTAGATGGAATATCTTCTTCTTCAAAACCACTGAAACCCCAAGTTGCAATTTGTGAGATACTACAGAAATTACA
Above is a window of Methanofastidiosum sp. DNA encoding:
- a CDS encoding thiamine pyrophosphate-binding protein produces the protein MKNSYSGAEIISKAIKDSGVDTLFWYPGREILPLYHELKDNGISIIRSSHEQCSVHSADGFYRASGRISSALTSTGPGSVNAMMGLACAYKDGSSLVLITGQVPNDKIGTDAFEEVDLLSMTSSITKKNIRLKEDIYQQIRDSFSQAVSGRPRPVHIEVPTNLFELEYNSDFNYLEKKTKTKLDIDKIKNAIKLINESKKPLILSGYGAIGSNSDANIRSLSNKIGAPIVTTLPGRGIIDEDDTYAFGTLGVRGTNNAKIAFENSDLVISFGVKFSDRTSYNLFNNSKKIIDVNIEKNRKSTSFELSLVGDINEILSNIVIGVSRKNGLWINKDTPKKLDGISSSSKPLKPQVAICEILQKLHKEDIVVTDTGSITVWTHLLKKVHIPRTFICSHSFGAMGFGLPASIGAKLSNPGKRVVLITGDGGLLMVLGELLTLSENNIDVKIFLINNGVLSTIKQHEDAKFGGKYHFSLGKKDFVEISKGLEVPGIRVEDKGEMKKGVKEILDSSGPMLLDILVNPNEKVPSGGI